The following are from one region of the Populus trichocarpa isolate Nisqually-1 chromosome 8, P.trichocarpa_v4.1, whole genome shotgun sequence genome:
- the LOC112328492 gene encoding uncharacterized protein LOC112328492 produces the protein MEDKERAHRDAHFQEELESLKTSVARLTSLLEQTLRNTSGEGPSNRPVTFNPASTTIQPEERMSEHGQEPQQNPTFVQSTTHAPTPTVMEASANESHKIEALKARIKVIEGVDLYDPVRAVEKCLVPNVAVPKKFCVPEFIKYSGTQCPMTHLKSYCNKMVEVVHDEKLLMHFFQDSLSGATLSWYMRLDNTKIQRWKDLVDAFVKQYKYNMDIAPDKTSLSNIEKKKKESIREYAQRWRESAAQVRPPLLDKEMVSLFAAPYYEHVMGSSAQQFTNIMLVCERRKQGVKSDRISAPTEKKGFKRKKVNHVEDGYRGRKNSPQNYHTPSQIANIKKLEPQNFQAKSQIGNYERVQEQLPPLPLPLNEMYQKLLSIGHVAPKPLVPLQPPYLGWYKLELIYEYHVGVAGHDIHTCNTFKRKLLQLINAGWVAFEDSPNMNTNPLPNHV, from the exons ATGGAAGATAAAGAGCGTGCTCACCGTGATGcccattttcaagaagagttggagtctcTGAAAACAAGCGTAGCTCGCctcactagcttactcgagcaaacactAAGAAATACCTCTGGTGAAGGTCCTTCTAACCGACCGGTCACCTTTAATCCGGCTTCTACTACAATTCAGCCTGAAGAAAGAATGAGCGAACATGGTCAAGAGCCTCAACAAAATCCAACATTTGTGCAGTCAACGACACATGCACCTACCCCAACAGTCATGGAGGCATCTGCTAACGAGTCCCATAAG ATAGAGGCGCTGAAAGCCAGAATCAAAGTCATTGAAGGGGTAGACTTATATGATCCAGTAAGGGCAGTAGAGAAGTGTTTGGTCCCAAATGTGGCTGTCCCGAAGAAGTTTTGTGTTCCGgaattcatcaaatatagtGGAACACAATGCCCCATGACTCATCTCAAGTCCTACTGTAATAAAATGGTAGAGGTAgtacatgatgaaaaactaTTGATGCACTTTTTTCAAGATAGTTTAAGTGGGGCAACattgagctggtacatgagattgGACAACACAAAAATCCAGAGATGGAAAGATCTGGTGGATGCTTTTGTCAAGCAGTACAAGTACAACATGGACATCGCTCCCGACAAAACCAGCTTGTCaaatatagagaaaaagaaaaaagaaagcataaggGAATATGCTCAAAGATGGCGAGAATCAGCTGCTCAAGTCCGTCCTCCACTTCTGGACAAAGAGATGGTCTCTTTATTTGCAGCACCATATTACGAACATGTGATGGGTAGTTCAGCCCAGCAATTCACTAACATTATGCTAGTGTGTGAACGTAGAAAGCAAGGTGTCAAGAGTGATAGAATTTCTGCACCCACCGAGAAAAAAggcttcaaaagaaaaaaggtcaaCCATGTTGAAGATGGCTACAGGGGTAGGAAAAACTCACCCCAAAACTACCACACTCCATCCCAAATTGCCAACATCAAAAAACTTGAGCCCCAAAACTTTCAAGCTAAAAGCCAAATTGGAAATTACGAAAGGGTCCAAGAACAACTACCTCCATTACCGCTACCCCTGAATGAGATGTACCAGAAGCTCTTAAGCATTGGGCATGTAGCTCCCAAACCTCTGGTACCTTTGCAGCCACCTTACCTCGGCTGGTACAAGTTAGAGCTCATTTACGAATACCATGTTGGTGTTGCCGGACATGACATCCATACTTGCAACACCTTCAAGAGAAAGCTTCTGCAATTAATCAATGCAGGGTGGGTAGCATTTGAAGACAGTCCTAATATGAACACGAACCCTCTACCTAATCATGTTTGA
- the LOC18101857 gene encoding monothiol glutaredoxin-S2, which yields MERVTNLASERPVVIFSKSTCCMCHTIKTLFNEFGVNVAVHELDEMPRGREIEQALSRFGCPTLPAVFIGGELVGGANEVMSLHLNRSLIPMLQRAGALWV from the coding sequence ATGGAGAGGGTGACAAATTTGGCATCCGAGAGACCAGTTGTGATCTTCAGCAAGAGCACTTGCTGTATGTGCCACACCATCAAGACTCTCTTCAATGAGTTTGGGGTGAACGTGGCTGTCCATGAGCTCGATGAGATGCCTAGAGGAAGGGAAATTGAGCAAGCACTCTCAAGGTTTGGATGCCCAACATTGCCTGCCGTGTTCATTGGTGGTGAACTTGTGGGTGGAGCCAATGAGGTGATGAGCCTTCACCTTAATCGTTCCTTAATCCCAATGCTTCAACGTGCTGGCGCGTTATGGGTTTGA